From a region of the Rhinolophus sinicus isolate RSC01 linkage group LG04, ASM3656204v1, whole genome shotgun sequence genome:
- the LG04H13orf46 gene encoding uncharacterized protein C13orf46 homolog, producing MSQGTLSNWDIPGHTQTAHCKRGWKPCPPSEGVPESQVPPLSREGKGKMEKDATTMHRRHRPGPGAPLEVASGHLKASEMADLQRSRSMGGLHQKGDPPSSIRKLCKELESEDQGKDLRSDAKDTMCCVSTTPIPNHCFHFYSQVNLKEDNQEENQDGLGKSDHERGKMESEVEKSDSEASGEEELEGGENTDKCLQEAKEQESESIKVEDLLEKEKPSVFVEIDLGGHAEEVVMCAMGEEKRSQMDMGDLSEDETRTSWVCCIPYSTRKKVKESV from the exons ATGTCACAGGGGACACTTAGCAACTGGGACATCCCTGGGCACACTCAGACTGCTCATTGCAAGAGAGGTTGGAAGCCATGCCCTCCATCTGAGGGCGTGCCTGAGAGCCAGGTTCCTCCTCTTTCCcgtgaagggaagggaaagatggaaaaggaTGCCACCACCATGCATAGGAGGCACCGGCCGGGCCCCGGGGCACCTCTGGAGGTGGCCTCTGGACACCTCAAGGCCAGCGAGATGGCTGATCTCCAGAGGAGCAGGAGCATGGGCGGCTTACACCAGAAGGGGGACCCTCCGAGCAGCATCCGGAAGCTGTGCAAGGAGCTAG AATCTGAAGATCAAGGAAAAGACCTGAGAAGCGATGCCAAAGATACCATGTG CTGTGTCTCCACAACACCTATTCCAAACCATTGCTTCCATTTCTATAGTCAGGTAAACCTCAAGGAAGACAATCAGGAAGAGAATCAGGATGGCCTTGGAAAGTCAGACCACGAGCGTGGAAAGATGGAATCAGAGGTTGAGAAGAGCGACTCAGAGGCCAGTGGTGAGGAGGAGCTGGAAGGAGGAGAGAACACGGACAAATGCCTCCAGGAGGCCAAG GAACAGGAGTCAGAGTCCATAAAGGTGGAAGACCTTCTGGAAAAAGAG AAACCATCTGTGTTTGTGGAGATTGATCTCGGAGGCCATGCTGAGGAG GTGGTCATGTGTGCcatgggagaagagaagaggtccCAGATGGACATGGGCGATTTGTCAGAAGACGA